One stretch of Syntrophorhabdales bacterium DNA includes these proteins:
- a CDS encoding radical SAM protein, with product MHVVLIGAELEENLGLRYMVSALAQKGHTATIVPFNEEAEIPNVVSQVARLAPDIAGLSMVFTGRAKEFCRLADALRAGGFKGHITAGGHFAALNCTQLLTDFPAFDSVALGEGEYLICELAQHLDDPSKVAGFCYRPPNGSPRVNPSPGNPANLDLLPFPYRSAFHSYFGKPIASILSSRGCWRSCAFCSIDAWYRSGGGHKFRVRSIENIVAEMKELYFKHGVRIYNFQDDNFFLPKPDQALARFTELRDQLFAAGVKDIAIAVKARPDSINRAALSVLDELGVFRVFLGVENASERALANLNRKCTREQIENALTILNDFDVHIAYNLLMFEPDTTLDDILINLRFMERHMDNPFNFCRAEAYAFTGLERKLRDYGILVGDYFGFDYRLRDPKVETFHRIANYAFFNRNFSDFGLHYFNMEVDFSFQLLRRFYPEILSQELRGEVRSFIKETNIDTYRCLCRIYDIVTAIQPGDEKAIRGAMASMRQRVDQGSAELRSRGEWILQRLRHAYAERETGEKETVSWKDASAVSLFESALVPYEGVQSWVDGASAGHHSIFGMLKRPIPYEEFRRQLDSNR from the coding sequence ATGCACGTTGTATTGATTGGTGCCGAACTGGAGGAGAATCTTGGGCTCCGCTACATGGTGTCGGCCCTAGCGCAAAAGGGCCATACCGCAACTATCGTTCCTTTCAACGAAGAAGCCGAGATCCCCAATGTGGTCAGTCAGGTGGCCAGGCTGGCACCTGATATTGCGGGGCTCTCAATGGTCTTCACGGGACGGGCCAAAGAATTCTGTCGTCTTGCGGATGCGCTCCGTGCGGGCGGATTCAAGGGTCACATCACTGCCGGAGGTCACTTCGCCGCGCTCAACTGTACGCAGCTTCTGACTGACTTCCCCGCATTTGATTCGGTCGCACTCGGCGAAGGAGAATATCTGATCTGTGAACTGGCGCAGCACCTGGATGATCCTTCCAAGGTGGCCGGCTTCTGCTACAGGCCTCCGAACGGTTCGCCCCGCGTGAACCCGTCGCCTGGAAATCCTGCCAACCTCGATCTGCTCCCTTTCCCGTATCGCAGCGCCTTTCACTCGTATTTCGGAAAACCCATCGCAAGTATTCTATCGAGCCGCGGCTGTTGGCGCAGCTGCGCGTTCTGCAGCATCGATGCCTGGTACCGCAGCGGTGGCGGACACAAGTTTCGTGTCCGCAGCATCGAGAACATTGTGGCAGAAATGAAAGAGCTCTATTTCAAGCATGGTGTGCGCATCTACAATTTCCAGGACGATAATTTCTTTCTCCCGAAGCCTGATCAGGCCCTTGCACGTTTTACCGAGTTGCGTGATCAACTCTTTGCAGCCGGCGTGAAAGATATTGCAATCGCTGTCAAGGCGCGGCCCGACAGCATAAACCGGGCAGCCCTTTCCGTTCTGGACGAGCTTGGTGTTTTTCGCGTCTTTCTCGGCGTCGAGAACGCTTCGGAGCGGGCGCTCGCGAATCTCAATCGCAAGTGCACGCGTGAGCAAATCGAGAACGCTCTCACCATCCTCAATGATTTCGATGTCCACATCGCCTACAATCTGCTGATGTTTGAGCCTGATACAACGCTCGACGACATTCTGATCAATCTGCGCTTCATGGAACGCCATATGGATAACCCGTTCAACTTCTGCAGGGCTGAAGCGTACGCGTTTACAGGTCTGGAAAGAAAGCTCCGCGACTATGGCATCCTCGTGGGAGATTACTTCGGCTTCGATTACCGCCTGAGGGATCCGAAAGTCGAGACTTTTCACAGGATAGCGAACTATGCCTTCTTCAACAGGAACTTCAGCGACTTCGGTCTCCACTACTTCAATATGGAAGTCGACTTCTCATTTCAGCTGCTCAGACGCTTCTATCCCGAGATCCTGAGCCAGGAATTGCGCGGTGAAGTTCGCTCCTTCATCAAAGAGACCAACATCGATACCTATCGTTGCCTCTGCCGTATTTATGATATCGTCACCGCCATTCAACCCGGAGACGAGAAAGCGATCAGAGGGGCCATGGCGAGCATGCGACAGCGAGTGGATCAGGGGAGTGCGGAACTTCGTTCGAGAGGCGAGTGGATCCTGCAGCGTCTGCGGCACGCGTACGCGGAACGCGAGACAGGAGAAAAAGAGACTGTCTCCTGGAAGGATGCATCGGCCGTATCGCTTTTCGAAAGCGCGCTTGTGCCGTACGAAGGGGTACAGAGTTGGGTAGATGGGGCGTCCGCCGGCCATCACAGCATTTTCGGGATGCTCAAGCGGCCCATCCCCTATGAGGAATTCCGAAGACAATTGGACAGCAACAGGTAG
- a CDS encoding class I SAM-dependent methyltransferase, whose product MARKNMVFIAMVSFALLVTGAMLHGQPAAGANQKVELDVPYEPTSYGIASEMLTIANVTSKDLLYDLGCGDGRIVIMAAKERGTKGIGVDVDPERIRESRENAERAGVSHLVSFYEQNLFQTKISDATVMMLYLWPEVNLKLRPKLLKELKPGTRIVSHSHTMGEWADDATREVEGHTLHFFVVPANASGRWQWTGPDKETWSLELTQKFQKIKGSIRVGKQTFPIFNSSLRGNELIFSVERKRQEAQDVLSFSGRISDDSIHGEIAEGGKGYSPIRWNGARVPSTMVPIAQ is encoded by the coding sequence ATGGCAAGAAAGAATATGGTCTTTATCGCGATGGTTAGTTTTGCACTCTTGGTGACAGGAGCCATGTTGCACGGACAACCTGCTGCAGGTGCGAACCAAAAAGTGGAACTCGACGTCCCTTATGAGCCGACGAGTTATGGGATCGCGTCTGAGATGTTAACTATAGCAAACGTGACCTCGAAAGACCTTCTCTACGACCTCGGTTGCGGGGACGGCCGGATCGTGATAATGGCGGCCAAAGAGCGTGGAACGAAAGGGATCGGAGTAGACGTGGATCCGGAGCGTATCAGGGAAAGCAGAGAGAACGCAGAACGGGCCGGCGTCTCACACCTGGTCAGTTTTTACGAGCAGAACCTTTTCCAGACAAAAATCAGTGATGCTACGGTCATGATGCTCTACCTGTGGCCCGAGGTCAACCTGAAGCTGAGACCGAAACTTCTCAAAGAATTGAAACCGGGTACGCGCATCGTCTCCCACAGTCACACCATGGGCGAGTGGGCGGATGATGCCACGCGTGAGGTCGAAGGACATACGCTTCATTTCTTCGTAGTCCCGGCCAACGCATCCGGCAGATGGCAGTGGACGGGACCCGACAAGGAAACCTGGTCCCTGGAACTGACCCAAAAATTCCAGAAGATTAAAGGTTCGATCAGGGTTGGGAAGCAGACATTTCCTATCTTCAACTCTTCTCTCAGAGGTAATGAACTTATTTTTTCAGTAGAACGAAAGAGGCAGGAGGCACAAGACGTACTTTCCTTCAGTGGTCGAATTTCCGATGACTCCATCCATGGTGAGATTGCGGAGGGAGGGAAGGGCTATTCGCCGATTCGATGGAACGGCGCGCGGGTTCCGTCGACCATGGTGCCCATTGCGCAATAA
- a CDS encoding transcriptional coactivator p15/PC4 family protein: MLVGKIAKNSKHRIMVTVEDQKGAKVVDLRVYQIINDGELSPTPEGISLQPENLNAVVELLKDAQKKLMAE, from the coding sequence GTGTTGGTCGGAAAAATAGCAAAGAACTCTAAGCATAGAATAATGGTTACCGTGGAAGATCAAAAAGGGGCAAAGGTTGTGGACCTCAGGGTTTATCAAATCATCAATGACGGTGAACTCTCACCCACGCCCGAAGGCATCTCGCTGCAACCTGAAAACTTGAATGCAGTTGTTGAGCTTTTGAAAGACGCTCAAAAGAAATTAATGGCAGAATAA
- the amrB gene encoding AmmeMemoRadiSam system protein B translates to MQILRDSDKGFMVHIRFLCAFILVFVCVHHAWSQAKPPSLQKAVVAGAFYPSDKKQLEQRIDVLLKEAEGKVQKNSQAPLGLVVPHAGYDYSGRVAAVAYRQIAGKPYKTVFILGPSHYAPYQGVSIYPYGAWETPLGRVPIDEQSAASLMEQCSFVRYLAPAFEREHSVEVQLPFLQKVLENFKIVPLVIGKMSGPELRSLADYLATRIEQNPGRVLVIASSDLSHYHPYHEANAMDRTTLKLIEAVDLRTLRKSMESGTSELCGSQAVTTLMRVAENTGARARLLEYANSGDVSGDRVRVVGYGVVGFYPAEPNIALSEKEQKILLQIARRTLEGQAMGNGIPRIDVVAEKLMEKRGVFVTLQKKAMLRGCIGYVKPVQPLAMAVSEMTIAASSHDPRFPAVDSAELKDIRIEISVLSSMKRVRDTAEIKVGQHGLYITKGDNAGLLLPQVASSTGWNREEFLNQTCIKAGLPPAAWKEKDAQTYVFSAQIFSE, encoded by the coding sequence ATGCAAATTCTGCGGGACAGTGATAAAGGGTTTATGGTCCACATAAGATTTCTTTGTGCGTTCATCCTCGTCTTTGTTTGCGTTCACCATGCCTGGTCACAGGCCAAACCGCCGTCTCTCCAGAAAGCCGTCGTGGCCGGCGCCTTCTACCCGTCAGACAAGAAACAACTTGAGCAGAGAATTGACGTTCTCCTGAAGGAGGCGGAAGGCAAGGTCCAGAAGAATTCGCAAGCACCCCTGGGCCTCGTGGTCCCTCATGCAGGTTACGACTACTCCGGCAGGGTAGCTGCAGTAGCCTACCGGCAGATAGCAGGTAAACCCTACAAGACAGTCTTTATCCTGGGCCCGAGCCACTATGCCCCCTATCAGGGCGTCTCTATCTATCCTTACGGCGCATGGGAAACGCCGCTGGGCAGGGTTCCAATCGACGAACAATCGGCAGCCTCCCTCATGGAGCAGTGCAGCTTTGTGCGATACCTGGCTCCTGCATTCGAGAGAGAGCATTCTGTCGAGGTGCAATTGCCCTTCCTTCAGAAAGTGCTCGAGAATTTCAAGATCGTGCCTCTGGTAATCGGAAAGATGAGCGGGCCCGAATTGCGCTCGCTCGCCGACTATCTCGCCACCCGCATAGAGCAGAACCCAGGCAGGGTACTCGTCATTGCATCCTCCGACCTCTCGCACTACCATCCCTACCATGAAGCCAATGCGATGGACAGGACAACCCTCAAACTGATCGAAGCTGTTGATTTGAGAACACTCAGGAAGAGTATGGAGTCGGGCACGAGCGAGCTCTGCGGCTCTCAGGCGGTCACCACACTCATGCGTGTTGCGGAAAATACGGGCGCACGAGCAAGGCTTCTTGAATACGCCAATTCGGGCGACGTCAGCGGAGACAGGGTGCGCGTGGTAGGTTACGGAGTTGTAGGCTTTTATCCTGCCGAACCAAACATTGCCCTGAGCGAAAAGGAGCAAAAGATACTGCTTCAGATTGCCCGGCGCACGCTCGAAGGACAGGCCATGGGTAATGGAATTCCCCGAATCGATGTGGTAGCTGAAAAGCTCATGGAGAAGCGGGGTGTGTTCGTCACGCTACAGAAGAAAGCTATGCTGCGGGGATGCATCGGCTACGTCAAGCCAGTGCAGCCTCTGGCCATGGCTGTATCTGAGATGACCATAGCCGCAAGCAGCCACGATCCTCGCTTTCCTGCGGTCGATTCCGCAGAGCTCAAAGATATCCGTATCGAGATATCGGTCCTCAGCTCTATGAAGAGGGTTCGAGATACGGCTGAAATCAAGGTAGGGCAGCACGGCCTCTATATAACCAAAGGCGACAACGCAGGCCTTCTGCTGCCTCAAGTTGCGAGCTCCACTGGTTGGAATCGCGAGGAATTCCTTAATCAGACATGCATCAAAGCGGGCTTGCCGCCAGCTGCGTGGAAAGAAAAAGATGCACAGACCTACGTCTTCTCAGCCCAGATCTTTTCAGAATAG
- the amrS gene encoding AmmeMemoRadiSam system radical SAM enzyme — MISRRLFLKTICLASLALRLEAKELSKPASYTKEARYYRKLSDPKNSVSCALCPRGCTIPDGETGFCRARKNNKGTLYSLGYGLPCAVHVDPIEKKPFYHVRPTSASFSIASAGCNLRCKFCQNWQISQVSPSDTLNEQLPPEAVIEAALASRCESIAHTYTEPTNFYEYMLDVAMLAKKRGVLSVYHSNGYINQEPLKELCKYIDAADIDLKGFSQAFYSKFCEGELKPVLETLKTLKEKGVWLEITNLVITGQNDDPAMIAEMCSWIKTNLGPDVPVHFSRFFPMYKMTNVAPTPVPIIERARDIALKAGLHYAYTGNVPGNAGENTYCPGCQRPIIRRAGYSVVANEVKKGKCKFCGTVIKGLWST, encoded by the coding sequence ATGATCAGTCGGCGCCTTTTTCTGAAGACCATCTGCCTCGCGTCTCTTGCCCTCAGGTTAGAGGCGAAGGAACTGTCTAAGCCGGCAAGCTACACCAAGGAAGCCAGATACTACCGGAAACTGAGCGATCCGAAAAATAGTGTTAGTTGTGCGCTCTGCCCGAGGGGATGCACAATCCCTGACGGCGAGACGGGTTTCTGCCGCGCCAGAAAAAACAACAAGGGTACACTTTACTCGCTTGGGTACGGGCTGCCCTGCGCGGTGCATGTCGACCCTATCGAGAAAAAACCTTTTTATCACGTGCGGCCCACCAGCGCTTCCTTCTCCATCGCAAGTGCCGGCTGCAATCTGCGCTGCAAATTCTGCCAGAACTGGCAGATATCTCAGGTGTCGCCGTCGGATACCTTAAACGAGCAGCTTCCCCCAGAGGCAGTGATAGAGGCTGCGCTGGCATCCCGCTGCGAGAGTATCGCCCACACGTATACGGAGCCGACAAATTTCTACGAGTATATGCTGGACGTGGCAATGCTCGCCAAGAAAAGGGGCGTCCTCAGCGTCTACCACTCGAATGGTTACATCAACCAGGAACCACTGAAAGAGCTCTGCAAGTATATCGATGCAGCGGACATTGACCTCAAGGGGTTCAGCCAGGCATTCTACAGCAAGTTCTGCGAAGGCGAGCTGAAGCCGGTGCTCGAAACACTCAAGACCTTGAAGGAAAAGGGAGTCTGGCTGGAGATAACAAACCTGGTCATCACAGGACAGAACGATGATCCTGCCATGATTGCAGAGATGTGTTCATGGATAAAGACAAACCTCGGGCCTGATGTGCCGGTTCACTTTTCCCGCTTCTTTCCCATGTACAAGATGACAAATGTTGCGCCCACCCCTGTGCCGATTATCGAACGGGCGAGAGATATTGCCTTGAAGGCCGGATTACATTATGCTTATACGGGAAATGTGCCGGGGAATGCTGGTGAAAACACCTATTGCCCCGGCTGTCAGCGACCGATAATCAGAAGGGCGGGCTACAGCGTAGTAGCGAACGAGGTAAAGAAGGGTAAATGCAAATTCTGCGGGACAGTGATAAAGGGTTTATGGTCCACATAA
- a CDS encoding molybdopterin-dependent oxidoreductase, giving the protein MHRESEYRYQDFEQGKVPGVETGIEVRKTICSICNPLSHCGVDAYVKNGMVVKVEGTKENPHSEGTLCSKGNANRQYIYHKDRIRTPLIRKGDRESGHFVPISWKEALDFAASRFLKIKEESGPEAVVFYAGFPKWMRPFLKRLAHSFGSPNYCTESSTCFRASFMACALTYGAMGPADFKRANCLLVWSTNPFYTNTTLARNIIKARERGLKIIDVGPLITPMTAHADIHLRIRPGTSGALALSMANVIITEGLYDNEFVQNYTLGFEEYRAYVAGFSPGVAEEITGVSAEKIVQAARLYATTKPAAMMNSASPTTHHTNGLQNHRAIVMLVGLTGNYDVAGGNPVVPPAYLYQQSPGLVTREPEFEEPRSWNEMAPRIGQDVHPAWCRVVPEAQAMYLPFQIESGKPYPVRGMLGFGLNYRMWPGQDFMAASLKKLDFLVTTDIFMTDTTRLSDLVLPACTSFERSELKFYPEQHVIWTQPVIRPLWESRSDAEIIFDLANRMVPHDDLMQKGYEACIDWMLEPTRLTLKELKKYPAGYTVKSAKAPPFQKYKKNGFATPSGKMEFASTILRETGYDALPVYKEPKLSPRSTPETAKDFPLILTTGSRLPMFVHSRTFRLEWTRSLRPDPMVDINPQDARTRGIAQEDWVSLSTSRNAIRVKANLTEIVPPGVVNMYHDYPEASVNQLIEADYRDPVSGFPGFKSLLCEVKKLTEGNA; this is encoded by the coding sequence ATGCATCGTGAATCTGAATACAGATATCAGGACTTCGAGCAGGGCAAGGTACCGGGTGTGGAGACGGGCATTGAAGTCCGTAAAACCATCTGTTCTATCTGCAATCCCCTCTCCCACTGCGGCGTTGACGCCTACGTGAAGAACGGAATGGTGGTCAAGGTTGAAGGAACGAAGGAGAATCCCCACAGCGAAGGGACGCTCTGCTCCAAGGGCAATGCCAACAGGCAGTACATCTACCACAAGGACAGAATTCGCACTCCGCTCATCAGGAAAGGCGACCGGGAATCAGGCCATTTTGTTCCTATCTCATGGAAGGAAGCGCTCGATTTCGCGGCGAGCCGATTCCTTAAGATAAAGGAAGAATCCGGCCCTGAAGCGGTTGTCTTTTATGCAGGCTTTCCCAAGTGGATGAGGCCTTTTCTGAAGCGCCTGGCGCATAGCTTCGGCTCACCAAACTACTGCACGGAGTCAAGCACCTGTTTCAGGGCCAGCTTCATGGCGTGTGCACTCACGTATGGAGCCATGGGGCCGGCTGATTTCAAGCGCGCAAACTGCCTTCTTGTGTGGAGCACCAACCCCTTTTATACGAACACTACTCTCGCGAGGAACATTATCAAAGCTCGAGAGAGGGGGCTCAAGATCATAGACGTGGGGCCTCTGATCACGCCAATGACGGCTCACGCAGACATACACCTGCGCATAAGGCCGGGCACATCCGGTGCGCTGGCGCTCAGCATGGCCAATGTGATCATCACAGAAGGCCTGTATGATAACGAGTTCGTGCAAAACTACACGCTTGGATTCGAGGAATACCGGGCATATGTCGCCGGTTTTTCCCCTGGTGTGGCAGAGGAGATTACCGGTGTCAGTGCTGAAAAAATAGTTCAGGCCGCACGACTTTACGCTACCACAAAACCGGCTGCCATGATGAATAGCGCGAGCCCTACGACACATCATACGAACGGACTGCAGAACCATCGCGCCATAGTGATGCTTGTCGGCCTTACGGGTAATTACGACGTTGCCGGAGGTAATCCGGTTGTGCCTCCTGCTTACCTTTACCAGCAGAGTCCGGGGCTTGTCACACGTGAGCCTGAGTTTGAGGAACCTCGCTCCTGGAATGAGATGGCGCCGCGCATAGGACAGGATGTGCATCCCGCCTGGTGCAGGGTTGTTCCCGAAGCACAAGCCATGTATCTCCCGTTTCAGATCGAGAGTGGTAAACCGTACCCTGTACGGGGAATGCTCGGCTTCGGTCTGAATTACCGAATGTGGCCGGGTCAGGATTTCATGGCCGCGAGCCTCAAGAAACTCGACTTCCTGGTGACGACGGATATATTCATGACTGATACCACAAGGCTCTCCGACCTGGTACTTCCGGCATGCACTTCTTTTGAAAGGAGTGAACTGAAGTTCTATCCTGAGCAGCATGTCATATGGACGCAGCCTGTGATCCGGCCTTTGTGGGAGTCCCGCTCCGACGCTGAGATCATCTTTGATCTGGCGAATCGTATGGTGCCGCATGACGATCTTATGCAGAAGGGGTACGAAGCCTGTATCGATTGGATGCTTGAGCCTACCAGGCTGACACTTAAAGAGTTGAAGAAATATCCTGCTGGATATACTGTCAAGAGCGCGAAGGCGCCTCCCTTTCAAAAATATAAGAAGAATGGCTTTGCCACTCCCTCGGGAAAGATGGAGTTTGCTTCAACTATCCTGAGGGAGACAGGATACGATGCTCTGCCGGTTTACAAAGAGCCGAAGCTGAGCCCGCGGTCAACCCCGGAGACAGCAAAGGATTTTCCCCTTATCCTTACAACGGGCTCGCGGCTTCCCATGTTCGTCCACTCTCGGACCTTTCGTCTTGAGTGGACGCGAAGTCTGCGTCCTGACCCTATGGTAGACATAAATCCACAGGATGCACGAACGAGAGGTATCGCTCAAGAGGATTGGGTCAGTCTCTCGACATCGCGAAACGCAATCAGGGTGAAGGCTAACCTCACAGAGATAGTGCCTCCCGGTGTGGTGAACATGTACCATGACTATCCCGAAGCGAGCGTGAATCAGCTCATAGAGGCTGATTACCGTGATCCAGTATCTGGTTTTCCGGGATTTAAATCACTATTGTGTGAAGTGAAAAAACTCACGGAAGGTAACGCATGA
- a CDS encoding 4Fe-4S dicluster domain-containing protein: protein MKTPQLGFSFDLSRCSGCMACMSACFDQNDMPGDGSTFRHVSRIETGTYPAVSIRYVSLACMHCSDAPCVTVCPNEAISKTAENGIVVVDRDRCIGCHACATACPFGAPQFPEGSFMRKCDFCVARVTQGLEPACVRTCPTKALGFGPIEKLTEEKAKAASVKIVLSFNPNLTAPG from the coding sequence ATGAAAACGCCACAGCTCGGATTTTCCTTCGATCTTTCCCGCTGCAGCGGGTGCATGGCATGCATGTCGGCTTGCTTTGACCAGAACGACATGCCGGGTGACGGTTCCACTTTCAGGCACGTAAGCAGGATAGAGACGGGCACCTATCCAGCGGTCAGTATCAGATATGTCTCCCTGGCATGCATGCATTGCAGCGATGCGCCGTGCGTCACGGTCTGCCCGAACGAGGCAATTTCAAAAACAGCCGAAAATGGGATTGTGGTAGTAGATAGAGACCGCTGCATAGGCTGTCATGCGTGTGCTACCGCATGTCCGTTTGGCGCACCCCAGTTTCCTGAAGGCAGCTTCATGCGAAAGTGCGACTTCTGCGTTGCCAGGGTTACCCAGGGTCTCGAGCCTGCCTGCGTGCGTACCTGTCCCACCAAGGCGTTGGGCTTCGGGCCGATCGAAAAGCTGACCGAGGAAAAAGCGAAGGCGGCTTCTGTCAAGATCGTGTTGTCTTTTAATCCTAACCTCACTGCACCGGGGTAA
- a CDS encoding gamma carbonic anhydrase family protein produces the protein MLFSFDGRVPSTGDDTYVSETAQVIGDVRIGNSCYVGHGAILRGDYGTILVGDESVIEEGVVVHAPPGERCAIGNRVVVGHGAIVHARSIGDSVTIGMGAILSIRSEVGSRSIVAEGAVVKQEQQVAASVVVAGNPSKKVRDSTKDDMDRQNYSVELYAGLAKKYLSIGMHRT, from the coding sequence ATGCTTTTCAGTTTTGATGGAAGAGTTCCGAGCACCGGTGACGACACGTACGTGAGCGAGACCGCGCAAGTTATCGGGGACGTGCGGATAGGCAACAGCTGTTACGTTGGCCACGGGGCAATTCTCCGCGGCGACTACGGCACCATCCTCGTCGGCGATGAATCTGTGATAGAGGAGGGCGTGGTTGTTCACGCACCACCCGGTGAGAGATGTGCCATAGGCAACAGGGTCGTTGTGGGCCATGGGGCAATTGTCCACGCGCGGTCAATTGGTGATTCAGTCACAATCGGCATGGGTGCTATCCTGAGCATCAGGTCAGAGGTAGGCAGCCGATCCATCGTGGCCGAAGGCGCCGTGGTAAAGCAGGAACAACAGGTAGCTGCCTCTGTTGTCGTGGCGGGCAATCCCTCAAAGAAGGTGCGGGATAGCACCAAAGACGATATGGATCGCCAGAACTACAGCGTGGAGCTCTATGCGGGTCTGGCAAAAAAGTACCTGAGTATAGGCATGCATAGAACTTGA
- a CDS encoding helix-turn-helix transcriptional regulator, producing MLSENVETTLSQREREVVLLAVDGLTTEEMAQSLEVSPSTIKAHLLNIYRKLGIKKRVQLIRFADTFFRS from the coding sequence ATGCTCAGTGAAAACGTTGAAACAACGCTCAGCCAGAGAGAGAGGGAAGTGGTTCTACTGGCAGTGGATGGTTTAACTACGGAGGAAATGGCTCAAAGTCTTGAGGTGAGCCCTTCCACCATAAAGGCACATCTTCTGAACATCTACCGGAAATTGGGTATCAAGAAACGCGTACAGCTTATCAGATTTGCCGACACGTTCTTCAGGTCCTAG
- a CDS encoding FKBP-type peptidyl-prolyl cis-trans isomerase, protein MKVRLATVAVALLFFASSVYAADEMIPKTPKEKISYIIGVQLGNDMKRESIELDPAFVAKGLQDLLLGNELLIGDKEAKDFVAAYQKEKAARLAEERKKLGEKNREEGVAFLAKNKEKEGVKTLPSGLQYKVLKEGAGRAPKATDTVVTQFKGTFINGAEFDSSYRRNEPMTLRVNAIIPGWTEALQLMKEGSKWQLFVPPELAYGEQGAGPVGPNATLIFEVELVAVK, encoded by the coding sequence ATGAAAGTGAGATTAGCTACAGTCGCAGTCGCTCTGCTTTTCTTTGCGTCCAGCGTGTACGCTGCAGACGAGATGATCCCGAAAACACCCAAGGAGAAAATCAGCTACATCATCGGCGTTCAGCTCGGTAACGATATGAAAAGGGAGTCTATCGAGCTTGATCCTGCGTTTGTCGCCAAGGGCCTGCAGGATCTGCTTCTCGGCAATGAGCTTTTAATAGGGGATAAGGAAGCAAAGGACTTCGTCGCGGCGTATCAGAAGGAGAAGGCCGCGAGACTTGCTGAAGAGAGAAAGAAACTTGGTGAAAAGAATAGAGAGGAGGGGGTTGCCTTCCTGGCTAAGAACAAGGAGAAGGAAGGCGTCAAAACCCTGCCCAGCGGCCTCCAGTACAAAGTGCTCAAGGAGGGTGCAGGCAGGGCACCGAAGGCTACTGATACAGTGGTTACCCAGTTCAAGGGAACATTCATCAATGGTGCAGAGTTCGACAGCTCCTACCGAAGGAACGAGCCGATGACGCTCCGGGTCAACGCGATTATACCTGGCTGGACTGAGGCCTTGCAGTTGATGAAAGAAGGCTCAAAGTGGCAGCTCTTTGTCCCGCCAGAACTCGCGTATGGTGAGCAGGGGGCCGGTCCCGTTGGCCCGAACGCGACGCTCATATTCGAGGTCGAGCTTGTAGCAGTGAAGTGA